One Danio aesculapii chromosome 22, fDanAes4.1, whole genome shotgun sequence genomic window carries:
- the LOC130215615 gene encoding gastrula zinc finger protein XlCGF17.1-like, protein MSDPEPCRIKQEETEELIDVMVKEESEELSEDEQKHHVKSENETQSDAEHSFPVETTEVKGFICTQCGKSFKYKYTLNVHMKIHTGEKRYKCSHCEKSFIHSGQLKQHQRTHSREKSFHCSICGNSFKHLCSLRKHAKNFHDMIVKEEETEALSEDIKDHLSVHAKEKIHSCSWCGKSFIQQSHLRKHQRIHTGEKPCTCPQCGKNFSKPSNLYLHLKIHTGEKPHKCDQCGKTFLRPSVLKNHLRLHTNEKPHSCSSCGKRFSQRSQLKDHQHVHTGVREFACFECKKTFVRAAELKRHMKTHTGEKPYVCSHCNKRFSQSGDVKVHELIHTTEKPYTCTECGKSFTRLIYIYKHMRSHNGEKTNTFDQSR, encoded by the exons atgagtgatccagaaccctgcagaattaaacaggaagagactgaagaactaatag atgtgatggtgaaagaggagagtgaagaactgagtgaagatgagcagaaacatcatgtcaaaagtgaaaatgaaactcaATCAGACGCTGAACATAGTTTTCCAGTGGAAACAACAGAAGTGAAAGGTTTCATCtgtactcagtgtggaaagagtttcaagtACAAGTACACTCTCAACGtccacatgaagatccacactggagagaaacgctacaagtgttcacactgcgagaaGAGCTTCATTCATTCTGGACAACTGAAACAGCACCAGAGGACTCACAGTAGAGAGAAATCATTTCACTGCTCTATATGTGGAAACAGTTTTAAGCATTTATGTTCTCTACGAAAACACGCCAAAAACTTTCACG ACATGATTGTGAAGGAGGAGGAGACGGAAGCACTGAGTGAAGATATAAAGGACCACCTTAGTGTTCATGCAAAGGAGAAAATACACTCATGCTCTtggtgtggaaagagtttcataCAGCAGTCGCATTTACGGAAGCATCagaggatccacaccggagagaaaccgtgCACATGTcctcagtgtgggaagaattTCTCAAAACCATCCAACCTCTATCTACAcctgaagatccacactggagagaaaccgcacAAATGTGACCAATGCGGCAAAACTTTTTTGAGGCCTTCGGTGCTGAAGAACCATCTCAGACTTCATACAAACGAGAAGCCCCATTCCTGCTCTTCGTGTGGAAAGAGGTTTTCACAGCGGTCACAATTAAAAGACCATCagcacgtccacactggcgtgaGAGAGTTTGCGTGCTTTGAGTGCAAGAAGACTTTTGTTAGAGCTGCAGAATTAAAGCGTCACATGAAgactcacaccggagagaagccgtacgtctgttcacactgcaacaagaGGTTCAGTCAGTCAGGTGATGTGAAAGTACATGAGCTGATCCACACTACGGAGAAGCCCTACACGTGTactgagtgtgggaagagtttcacacggttaatatacatttacaaacacatGAGGAGCCACAATGGAgagaaaacaaacacatttgATCAATCACGCTGA
- the LOC130215635 gene encoding gastrula zinc finger protein XlCGF7.1-like, translated as MVKEETEELSEDEEKHHVKSESETHTNPEDSILMERTAVKDLTCTQCGKSFKCKQNLKFHLLIHTGEKPHRCDQCDKTFSRASQLKKHLRVHTKETPCLCLLCGKSFSQRSHLKAHQKIHTGVREFVCSECEKSFITSGDLKKHQRIHTGEKPYVCSHCNQAFRHSGNLKTHERTHTREKPFTCTQCGKSFTQSSHLNSHMLIHTGEKTHRCDQCGKTFFRPSDLRIHLRVHTEEKPYSCSECGKSFAHPSYLNEHQKIHTGVREFECFDCGKSFMKAGNLKRHQTIHTGEKPYKCSQSIHVD; from the coding sequence atggtgaaggaggagaccgaagaactgagtgaagatgaggagaaacatcatgtcaaaagtgaaagtgaaactcaCACAAATCCAGAAGACAGTATCTTAATGGAAAGAACAGCAGTGAAAGATTtaacctgcactcagtgtgggaagagtttcaaatGCAAACAGAATCTGAAGTTTCACCtactgatccacactggagagaaaccacacaGATGCGATCAGTGCGACAAAACATTTTCGAGGGCTTCACAGCTGAAGAAACATCTTAGAGTTCACACAAAAGAGACGCCTTGTTTATGCCTTTTATGTGGAAAGAGTTTTTCACAGCGGTCACATTTAAAAGcgcatcagaagatccacactggtgtgagagagtttgtCTGCTCTGAGTGTGAGAAGAGTTTTATCACATCTGGAGACTTGAAAAAGCAccagaggatccacactggagagaagccgtacgtgtgttcacactgcaaccAAGCATTCAGGCATTCGGGAAATCTGAAAACACACGAGAGGACTCACACTAgagagaaaccgttcacatgtactcagtgtgggaagagtttcacacaatcatcacaccttaattcacacatgctgatccacactggagagaaaacgcACAGATGTGATCAGTGCGGCAAGACATTTTTTAGGCCGTCAGATCTGAGGATCCATCTCAGAGTTCATACAGAAGAGAAGCCGTATTCGtgctctgagtgtggaaagagttttgcgcATCCGTCATATTTAAATGagcatcagaagatccacactggtgtgagagagtttgAGTGCTTTgactgtgggaagagttttatgAAAGCTGGAAACTTGAAACGACACCagacgattcacactggagagaaaccgtacaagtgttcacagaGCATTCACGTGGATTAA
- the LOC130215621 gene encoding oocyte zinc finger protein XlCOF26-like — MSDPEPCRIKQEETEELIDVILKVSEDEEEHQVKGEGITYANTEHGVLTEGTAGKSFTCPECGKSFRRPSGLSQHKKIHAGVREHVCSECEKSFTKAGDLKRHRRIHTGEKPYKCSHCDKTFSLLQPLKVHEKIHTGEKPYTCTQCGKSFRQSSSLYKHTKIHTGEKPHQCDQCSKAFSRPADLNVHLRVHTKEKPYSCSECGKSFTRQSNLTVHQKIHTGVRELVCFECGKTFIRAGDLKQHQMNHTGEKPHVCSHCNKRFGHLGGLKTHQRIHTGEKPFTCIQCGKSFTQLAHLNEHVLIHTAEKTHKCDQCGKTFLRPYELKRHLRVHTKETPLLVKSFTHQHNSPC, encoded by the exons atgagtgatccagaaccctgcagaattaaacaggaagagactgaagaactaatag ATGTCATATTGAAGGtgagtgaagatgaggaggaaCATCAGGTCAAAGGTGAAGGAATAACTTACGCTAACACCGAGCATGGTGTTTTAACGGAAGGAAcagctggaaagtctttcacatgccctgagtgtggaaagagtttcagacgGCCGTCAGGTTTATCACAACACAAGAAGATCCACGCTGGTGTGAGAGAGCATGTGTGCTCTGAGTGTGAGAAATCTTTTACTAAAGCTGGAGACTTGAAACGACACcgaaggatccacactggagagaaaccgtacaagtgttcacactgcgacaagacgTTCAGCCTCTTACAACCACTGAAAGTACATGagaagattcacactggagagaaaccgtacacatgtactcagtgcgggaagagtttcagacaatcGTCATCTCTTTATAAACACacgaagatccacactggagagaaaccacacCAATGTGATCAGTGCAGCAAAGCATTTTCAAGGCCTGCAGATCTGAACGtccatcttagagttcatacaaaggagaagccgtattcgtgctctgagtgtggaaagagttttacacgGCAGTCAAATTTAACAgtacatcagaagatccacactggagtgcGAGAACTTGTGTGCTTTGAGTGTGGGAAGACTTTTATTAGAGCTGGAGACTTGAAACAGCACCAGATGaatcacaccggagagaagccgcacgtctgttcacactgcaacaagaGATTCGGCCATTTAGGAGGCCTGAAAacacaccagaggattcacactggagagaaaccgttcacatgtattcagtgtgggaagagtttcacacaaTTAGCACATCTTAATGAACACGTGCTGATCCACACTGCAGAGAAAACGCACAAGTGTGATCAATGCGGGAAGACGTTTTTGAGGCCTTACGAGTTGAAGAGacatcttagagttcatacaaaggagacGCCTTTGTTAGTAAAGAGTTTCACACATCAACACAATTCACCTTGCTAA
- the LOC130216548 gene encoding zinc finger protein 501-like, protein MPLYVIVKEESEELSEDEEKHHVKSETETNADHSILIERTAVKGLVCTECGKSFKHKCSLNVHMKIHTGEKRYKCSHCEKSFIHSGHLKRHQRTHSRDKPFHCTACGKSFKHLCSLQKHAIKLHNLIVKEEETEKLSEDMKDHLSVHAKEKIHSCSWCGKSFIQQSHLRKHQRIHTGEKPCTCPQCGTSFTQSSNLLRHMLIHTGEKTHRCDQCGKTFFRPSELTIHLRVHTKEKPYSCSECGKSFTQQTHLKSHQNIHTGVREFLCFMCEKTFIRAAELKRHMRIHTGEKPYVCSHCNKRFGQLGGLKRHEMIHTGEKPFTCY, encoded by the exons atgccgctct ATGTGAttgtgaaggaggagagtgaagaactgagtgaagatgaggagaaacatcatgtcaaaagtgaaactgaaacaaATGCAGATCACAGTATCTTAATAGAAAGAACAGCAGTGAAAGGTTTAGTATGcactgagtgtggaaagagtttcaagcACAAATGCTCTCTCAACGtccacatgaagatccacactggagagaaacgctacaagtgttcacactgcgagaagagcttcattcattcaggaCATTTGAAACGGCACCAGAGGACTCACAGTAGAGATAAACCATTTCACTGCACtgcttgtgggaagagtttcaaacATTTGTGTTCGCTGCAAAAACATGCAATCAAGCTTCACA atctGATTGTGAAGGAGGAGGAGACTGAAAAACTGAGTGAAGACATGAAAGACCACCTTAGTGTTCATGCAAAGGAGAAAATACACTCATGCTCTtggtgtggaaagagttttataCAGCAGTCGCATTTACGAAAACATCagaggatccacaccggagagaaaccgtgCACGTGTCCTCAGTGTGGGACGAGTTTCACACAATCGTCAAACCTTCTTCGACACatgctgatccacactggagagaaaacacacagatgtgatCAGTGCGGCAAAACTTTTTTTAGACCTTCAGAGCTGACGATCCATCTcagagttcatacaaaggagaagccgtattcatgctctgagtgtggaaagagttttacacaACAGACTCATCTAAAATCACATCAGaacatccacactggtgtgagagagtttTTGTGCTTCatgtgtgagaagacttttattagagCTGCAGAATTAAAgcgtcacatgaggatccacaccggagagaaaccgtacgtctgttcacactgcaacaagaGATTCGGTCAATTAGGAGGTCTGAAAAGACAtgagatgatccacactggagagaagccgttcACATGTTAttag